Part of the Deinococcus aerophilus genome is shown below.
GCCTCCACGCCGCCTGGTCCAGTCCCCGCAGGCCGGACCTCAAGCGGCCCCTTCAAGACAGTTGTCGGGGAACCCGGGGGCGTAGGCTGGGCCCATGTTCTCGCGCCCTGGCCGCTCCTCTGCGTCTGATATCCCGATCGGCGACCCTGACGCGCCCCGGCCCCGGCGTGATCCCCGGCAACTCAGACGGCTGCTGGCCTTTACGCGGCCGTACCGGGGGCTGTTCATCGTGGGCTTGCTCGCCACCCTGGTTGCCAGCGGCCTGAACCTGATCTTTCCGCTGCTGTTCGGCCGTCTGATCGACGCCTCGTTCCTGCGGGTGGGCAGCACCGATACCGGGCCGCTGGACCGCACCGTGCTGGCGCTGCTGGGAATCTTCGCCCTGTCGTCGCTGTTCGGGGCGGCGCAGTCCTATCTGCTGTCGCGGGTGGGAGCGGGCGTGGTCGCCGACCTGCGCCGGGCGCTGTTTTCTCATCTGCTGACCCTCTCGCCCCGCTTTTTCGGGGACCACAAGACCGGGGACCTGACCAGCCGCCTGACCGCCGATGTGGGCACGGTGCAGACGGTGACCAGCACCGCGCTGGCGCAACTGGCGGCCCAGTCGGTGAGCCTGATCGGGGCCGTGATCCTGCTTGTGCTGACCAGCTTCAAGCTCAGCCTGCTCACGCTGGCGGTCATTCCGGTGGTGATCGGGACGGCCTTTACCATCGGGCGGCGCATCCGCCGGGTCAGCCGCGAGGTGCAGGACGCCGTGGCCGCCGCCAACGCCAGCGCCGAGGAGGCCATCAGCGGGGTGCGGGTGGTCCAGAGCTTCACCGCCGAAAACGTGGAGCGCGGGCGCTACGGCCAGGGAGTGCTCGCCAGTTTCCTGGCGGCGCTGCGCCGGGCCCAGTTGCAGGCCCTGATGGGCGGGGTCATGAGCTTCCTGACCTTTGGGGCGCTGGCAGTGGTGCTGTGGTACGGCGGACGGCAGGTGATGGCGGGCGACCTGTCGCCGGGCAACCTCGTCACCTTCCTGATCTACGCCCTGCAGGTGGGCGGCACCGTGGCGGCCCTGACCGGCATCTTCAACCAGTTTCAAGAAGCGCTGGGGGCCTCGGGGCGCATCTTCGAACTCCTTGACGAGCGCAGTGACCTGCCCACCTCCGATACGCCCCGGCCGCTGGCCCGCGCCGAGGGACAGGTCGAATTCCGGGACGTGGCCTTCGCCTACGGGGGGGCGCCTGTGCTGCGCGGCCTGAAGGTGGCCGTGCCCGCCGGACAGGTCGTGGCCCTGGTCGGTCCCAGCGGAGCAGGGAAGACCACCTTCGTCAACCTGATTCCGCGTTTCTGGGACGTAACCGGCGGCTCGCTGCGGGTGGACGGCCGGGACGTGCGCGACTACCCGCTGGAGTCCCTGCGGGCCCAGGTGGGGCTGGTGCCCCAGGAAACGCTGCTGTTTTCCGGCACCGTCCGCGAGAACATCCTGTACGGGCGGCCCGACGCCTCGCCGCAGGAGGTCGAGGCCGCCGCGCAGGCTGCCAACGCCGACGAATTTGTGCGCGCCTTTGAACACGGCTACGACACGGTGGTGGGTGAGCGCGGAGTCAAGCTCTCGGGCGGGCAGCGTCAGAGAATCGCCATCGCCCGCGCCATCCTGAAAGACCCGCGCATCCTGATTCTGGACGAGGCCACCAGCGCCCTGGACAACGAATCCGAGGCGCTGGTGCAGGCGGCCCTGGAACGGCTGATGCGGGGCCGCACGACCTTTGTGATTGCCCACCGCCTGTCCACCATCCGCAACGCCGACCGCATTCTGGTCATGAATGCCGGCCGGATCGTCGAGGACGGCACCCACGCCGAACTGATGGACGTGGGCGGGCTGTACCGCGACCTGTACGAAATGCAGTTCCGGCAGGAACAGGAGGCGCAGGCCGAACTGGTGTGACCCCGTGTGGTCACAGGTCACAGGTCACGGCAAGCTTCCCGCCCCGGCCGCATTCGGCGGTGCAGGGTGGGGAAGCTGGAAGGCCCCGTGGTTCTGATGACAGGGGGTTGGGACTACAGCGGCATGTTGCCGTGCTTCTTGTACGGCCGGGTCTCTTCCTTGTCGCGCAGCATGGCAAAGGTCTGGATCAGGCGGGCACGGGAGTCCTCCATCGGGATCACGTCGTCGATGTAGCCCTTGCTCGCGGCCACGTAGGGATTGTCGAAGGCGTCCTTGTAGTCGGCGATCTTCTCGGCGCGCATGGCCTCGGGGTTTTCGGCGCTGTTGATCTCGCGGCGGTAGACGATGTTGGCGGCTCCCTCCGCGCCCATCACGGCGACGGCGGCGGTGGGCCACGCATACACCACGTCTGCGCCCATGTCGCGGCTGTTCATGGCAAGGTACGCGCCGCCGTAGCTCTTGCGGGTGATCAGGGTGATCTTGGGCACGGTGGCCTCGGCGTAGGCGTACAGCATCTTGGCGCCGTGGCGGATGATGCCCGCATGTTCCTGCGCCACGCCGGGCAGAAAGCCGGTGACGTCCACCAGCGTCAGCACGGGGACGTTGTAGCAGTCGCAGGTGCGGATAAAGCGCGCGGCCTTGTCGGAGGCGTCGATGGTCAGGGTTCCGGCCATCACCCGCGGATTGTTGGCGACGATGCCGACGCTGTGGCCGCCCAGCCGCGCAAAGCCCACCACGATGTTCTTGGCCCAGTTCGGCTGGATTTCCAGAAAGGTGCCGTCGTCCACCAGTTCGTGAATGACCTCGTGCATGGCATAGGGCTTGCGCTGATCCGGCTGCACGATCTCCAGCAGGCGTTCGTTGCGGCGGGAGACGGGATCGCTCGTTTCCTTCACGGGGGGATGCTCGTGGGCGTTTTGCGGCAGGTAGCTCAGCAATTCACGCACGCCGAGCAGCACGGCCTCGTCTCCGTCGTATTCCAGGTGGGCCACGCCGCTTTTGCGGGTGTGGACGTCCGCGCCGCCCAGCTGATCGAAGGTCACGTCCTCGCGCGTCACGCTCTTGATGACCTCCGGGCCGGTGATGAACATGTAGCTGCTGCCCCCGCTCATCAGTATGAAGTCGGTCAGGGCCGGGGAGTACACCGCGCCGCCCGCGCAGGGGCCCAGAATGGCGCTGATCTGCGGCACGGCCCCCGAATAGATCGCGTTGCGGTAGAAGATCTCGCCGTAGCCGCTCAGCGAGTCCACGCCTTCCTGAATGCGCGCCCCCGCCGAGTCGTTCAGGCCGATCACCGGGCAGCCGGTCTTGGCGGCGAGGTCCATGATCTTGGTGACCTTGGCGGCGTTCATCTTGCCCAGCGACCCCCCGAGCACCGTGAAGTCCTGCGAGAACACGAAGACCTGCCGGCCGTCAATGGTGCCGCGCCCAGTGACCACGCCCTCGCCGGGCGCCTCCACACCCTGCATCAGGCGCCCGCCGCGGTGCTCCACGAAGGTGCCCATTTCCAGGAAGCTGCCCGGGTCGAGCAGGGTGTCGATGCGTTCGCGGGCCGTGAGCTTGCCGCCCGCACGCTGCTTGTCCTGCCGCTCCTTGCCGCCGCCGGCTTCCACCTTGCCCCGGCGCTGTTCCATCTCGGCGATCAGTTCCTGCAATTCCATGCCCGGCTGTGTCATGCGGGCCATGCTATCCAACTGGGCCTCGGGGCGCGAAAGGCCGGAGCGTTCCTCCCGGGGGGACGCTGGTCCGGCCCCTTCGGCACTTTCGCCGGGCCGGTTTAGCGCGGCGGCAGGTTGGCGAGCAATGTTCGGGCCTGCTCGGCGACCTCGGCATCGGCCAGGATCACGTACCGCTCGGCCCGCATTCCCCCGATGGAGGTGAAATCCCGCCGCCCGCCGCTCAGCGCGTACCCCACGAGTCCCCAGACCACCCCGAAGATGGCCCCCAGCACCATGCCGTAGGCCACCGAGAACAGCACATTGCCGCTGCCCAGTCCCAGAAAACTGAAGATCAGCCCCACGAACAGGCCCACGAACAGGC
Proteins encoded:
- a CDS encoding general stress protein — protein: MTQPDPRAALIPDQSARITVATYTAYLDAQRAVDYLSDQKFPVERTAIIGEGLKTVEQVTGRLDWGRAAGLGFGQGLFVGLFVGLIFSFLGLGSGNVLFSVAYGMVLGAIFGVVWGLVGYALSGGRRDFTSIGGMRAERYVILADAEVAEQARTLLANLPPR
- a CDS encoding acyl-CoA carboxylase subunit beta; translation: MTQPGMELQELIAEMEQRRGKVEAGGGKERQDKQRAGGKLTARERIDTLLDPGSFLEMGTFVEHRGGRLMQGVEAPGEGVVTGRGTIDGRQVFVFSQDFTVLGGSLGKMNAAKVTKIMDLAAKTGCPVIGLNDSAGARIQEGVDSLSGYGEIFYRNAIYSGAVPQISAILGPCAGGAVYSPALTDFILMSGGSSYMFITGPEVIKSVTREDVTFDQLGGADVHTRKSGVAHLEYDGDEAVLLGVRELLSYLPQNAHEHPPVKETSDPVSRRNERLLEIVQPDQRKPYAMHEVIHELVDDGTFLEIQPNWAKNIVVGFARLGGHSVGIVANNPRVMAGTLTIDASDKAARFIRTCDCYNVPVLTLVDVTGFLPGVAQEHAGIIRHGAKMLYAYAEATVPKITLITRKSYGGAYLAMNSRDMGADVVYAWPTAAVAVMGAEGAANIVYRREINSAENPEAMRAEKIADYKDAFDNPYVAASKGYIDDVIPMEDSRARLIQTFAMLRDKEETRPYKKHGNMPL
- a CDS encoding ABC transporter ATP-binding protein; translation: MFSRPGRSSASDIPIGDPDAPRPRRDPRQLRRLLAFTRPYRGLFIVGLLATLVASGLNLIFPLLFGRLIDASFLRVGSTDTGPLDRTVLALLGIFALSSLFGAAQSYLLSRVGAGVVADLRRALFSHLLTLSPRFFGDHKTGDLTSRLTADVGTVQTVTSTALAQLAAQSVSLIGAVILLVLTSFKLSLLTLAVIPVVIGTAFTIGRRIRRVSREVQDAVAAANASAEEAISGVRVVQSFTAENVERGRYGQGVLASFLAALRRAQLQALMGGVMSFLTFGALAVVLWYGGRQVMAGDLSPGNLVTFLIYALQVGGTVAALTGIFNQFQEALGASGRIFELLDERSDLPTSDTPRPLARAEGQVEFRDVAFAYGGAPVLRGLKVAVPAGQVVALVGPSGAGKTTFVNLIPRFWDVTGGSLRVDGRDVRDYPLESLRAQVGLVPQETLLFSGTVRENILYGRPDASPQEVEAAAQAANADEFVRAFEHGYDTVVGERGVKLSGGQRQRIAIARAILKDPRILILDEATSALDNESEALVQAALERLMRGRTTFVIAHRLSTIRNADRILVMNAGRIVEDGTHAELMDVGGLYRDLYEMQFRQEQEAQAELV